A single region of the Acidobacteriota bacterium genome encodes:
- a CDS encoding PLP-dependent aminotransferase family protein, with the protein MLDPALDVPLYRQLYDGLREAILAGRLPGKSRLPSTRILSNELNISRNTVMTAFEQLLAEGYLEGRIGAGTYVASVLPEDLLQVKPKTKNNTPPVIKKGRSLSERGKILAGTPVSASRNHGSDMGAPRAFQMGLPAVDLFPFEIWARLMGRRWRRPPFQMLGYGEPAGYRPLREAIAGYLGSARAVRCSPEQVIVVGGSQQALDLTVRLLLDPGDSAWIEDPCYLGARGAFLGAGAKLIPVPVDDEGINVSVGVSRCPDARIVYVTPSHQFPLGVTMSLGRRLALLEWASRTGAWVVEDDYDSEFRYAGRPLAALQGLDSDGRVIYIGTFSKVLLPSLRLGYLVVPPDLVDSFVAARALSDRHSPQLEQAVLTDFIMEGHFARHIRSMRSLYAERQGVLLEAVKARANGLLSIQHNESGMHVVGRLPENMDDQLASHEAGLQRITTSPLTIYALNEIKPGGLMLGYTSIQPKELTEGIVQLVRVLEKIAKK; encoded by the coding sequence ATGCTGGACCCGGCATTGGACGTGCCGCTCTACCGGCAACTCTATGATGGGTTACGTGAAGCCATCCTGGCCGGACGGCTGCCGGGAAAATCCCGCCTTCCATCAACCCGGATACTGTCGAATGAACTCAATATTTCACGCAATACCGTTATGACGGCCTTTGAGCAGCTTCTGGCTGAAGGCTATCTGGAAGGCCGAATTGGGGCAGGAACGTATGTTGCCTCCGTTCTGCCGGAAGATCTCCTCCAGGTAAAACCCAAGACCAAAAACAACACCCCGCCAGTGATCAAAAAAGGCCGTTCGCTGTCGGAACGTGGCAAAATCCTGGCTGGGACGCCAGTTTCAGCTTCGCGAAATCACGGGAGTGATATGGGGGCGCCACGTGCGTTCCAAATGGGATTGCCTGCAGTTGACCTGTTTCCATTTGAAATTTGGGCCCGGTTGATGGGTCGGCGGTGGCGGCGGCCTCCATTTCAAATGCTCGGGTATGGAGAACCCGCCGGATACCGCCCGCTTCGGGAAGCCATTGCCGGGTATCTGGGCTCGGCGCGAGCGGTTCGGTGTTCGCCGGAACAGGTGATTGTGGTTGGTGGCTCACAGCAGGCGCTGGATTTAACGGTTCGCTTGCTGCTTGACCCAGGAGATTCAGCCTGGATTGAAGACCCTTGCTACCTTGGCGCCCGTGGCGCATTTTTGGGCGCCGGCGCCAAACTGATTCCGGTTCCGGTTGATGACGAAGGCATCAATGTTTCGGTTGGCGTTTCCCGCTGTCCCGATGCCCGGATTGTGTATGTCACTCCGTCACACCAGTTTCCACTTGGAGTCACGATGTCGCTTGGCCGGCGACTGGCACTGCTTGAATGGGCCAGCCGAACTGGCGCCTGGGTGGTTGAAGACGATTACGACAGTGAATTCAGATATGCCGGGCGTCCGCTTGCTGCTTTGCAGGGCCTTGATAGTGATGGCCGGGTGATTTACATCGGGACGTTCAGCAAAGTCCTGTTGCCGTCACTCAGGCTTGGCTACCTGGTTGTACCGCCCGATCTGGTGGATTCATTTGTCGCGGCCCGCGCTCTTTCTGATCGGCATTCACCACAACTTGAACAGGCGGTGTTAACCGATTTCATAATGGAAGGCCATTTTGCACGCCACATTCGGTCAATGCGTTCACTCTATGCTGAACGTCAGGGCGTGTTGCTCGAAGCCGTCAAAGCCCGAGCCAACGGGCTGTTAAGCATTCAGCACAACGAATCGGGCATGCACGTCGTGGGACGCCTGCCGGAAAATATGGATGACCAGCTGGCTTCACACGAAGCCGGATTACAACGCATTACCACTTCGCCGCTTACGATTTATGCTTTGAATGAAATCAAACCGGGCGGGTTGATGCTCGGATATACCTCAATTCAACCCAAAGAACTGACAGAAGGAATCGTTCAACTCGTGCGAGTACTTGAGAAAATTGCGAAAAAGTGA